In Eretmochelys imbricata isolate rEreImb1 chromosome 14, rEreImb1.hap1, whole genome shotgun sequence, a genomic segment contains:
- the LOC144275084 gene encoding olfactory receptor 14A16-like, with translation MSNQTTVTEFLLLGFSDVRELQILHFMVFLVLYLAALAGNLLIITAIALDHHLHTPMYFFLMSLSILDLGSISVTIPKSMANSLMNTKSISYSGCVAQVFFLIFFVVADFALLTIMAYDRYVAICKPLHYETIMNRRACVQMAASAWISVVLYSSLQTGNTFSITFCGGNMVDQFFCEIPQLFKLACSNSYFSEVGVIAFGVCLTVSCFVFIIVTYVQILTTVLRIPSEQGRHKTFSTCLPHLIVISMFLSTGLFAYMKPISSSPSTLDLVVAVLYSVLPPVMNPIIYSIRNKEIKASLRKLTGWRLFNKNKMSAFL, from the coding sequence atgtccaaccaaaccaccgtgaccgagttccttctcctgggattctctgatgttcgagagctgcagattttgcacttcatggtgtttctagtgctttacctggcagccctggcagggaatcttctcatcatcacagccatagctcttgaccaccatcttcacacccccatgtacttcttcctgatgagtttgtccatcctagacctcggctccatctctgtcaccatccccaaatctatggccaattccctTATGAACACTAAGtccatttcctattctggatgtgtcgcccaagtctttttcctcatcttctttgTTGTAGCTGACTTCGccttactcaccatcatggcgtacgatcgatacgtcgccatctgcaaaccactgcactatgagactataatgaacaggagagcttgtgtccaaatggcagccagtgcctggatcagtgtagTTCTCTATTCTTCATTGCAGACCGGGAACACGTTTTCGataaccttctgtggaggcaacatggtggatcagttcttctgtgaaatcccccagctattCAAGCTCGCCTGCTCTAACTCGTACTTCAGTGAAGTTGGGGTTATTGCATTTGGTGTGTGTTTAACCgtaagttgctttgtttttataattgtgacatatgttcagatcttgaccacagtattgagaatcccctctgagcagggccgacataaaaccttctccacatgccttcctcacctcattgtaatttccatgtttctttccactggtctctttgcctacatgaaacccatctccagctctccgtcaactctggatctcgtggtggctgttctctattccgtgctgccgccagtgatgaatccgatcatctacagcataaggaacaaggaaatcaaagcttccctgaggaaactgactggg